From Coregonus clupeaformis isolate EN_2021a unplaced genomic scaffold, ASM2061545v1 scaf0076, whole genome shotgun sequence:
cttacagtcatgcgtgcatacatttttttttttttttttgtgtatgggtggtcccggggatcaaacccactaccctggcgttagaagcgctgtgctctaccagctgagctacagaggaccacaaagatTGAGTATCCATCACCTTATGTAATGTAAATCTGAATATGTCTGGAACAATGTGTTGGGCTGTAGGGTTCAGTTGGTCCAGAGAACAGGGTCTGGAACAATGAGTTGGGCTGTAGGGTTCAGTTGGTCCAGAGAACAGGGTCTGGAACAATGTGTTGGGGGTTCAGTAGGTCCAGAGAACAGGGTCTGGTTTTAGTAATCTGGATTACAGAACaaataaaagaaaaaagaaagattAGTGTAagagaaatcatgaaatacatttgaagagagagagagagagagacagagagagagagagagagagagagagagagaggaggcaatgTGAGAGGAGAGAATACTATTAATATGACGATAGTTGAATGAAACCAAAACAGATATAATCTGACCGTCATTGCTGCAGATAAAGTTGTATCTTTCAGTCTCAGGCAGGCCGACCCACTGCCCCCCGTCTCTCTGTATGGCCCCTGTGTTCCCACACTGCTCCTTGCCAGTGTTGTAGCCCTCCCTGTCAGCCCAGTTGTGGTAACAGGACTCTTCTCCAGTGACCCAGAACCAGAAGTCCAGGGTGCAGGTGTACCTCAGGCCCAGCCAGACGAAGGGAGTGGAGGCATTCTTGGCTCTCTGTCGGACCCAGTCCTGGACGCTCTGGTTGTGGACAGACACCAGCTCCATGTCCAGGTCTCTGCAGTGCCACAGGGCTTCTGACCACGTCTTGTTCTCTGGGACCAGGACCAGCTTatctggaggaagaggaggatatgGAGACTCATGCTAATTGCTCACAAAAAAACGTTCAAtctaaagtacatttacattttgataTGACCATGTATgtaaaccccccccacacactcacCATCATAGCAGATAAAAGGATGTTTGACGTTACAATCGTGATCATTCCACTGTCCAGATGGGAACTTAACTTCCACAGACAACTCTCCATGCTGTCCTCCCGCATATACCCCGTTTGGCTCGTTAGCCATCCAGTTTCTGAAGGGTGAGCCACTCTGGTCAGACCACCTCCACTCTCTATACAGGCCGATCCAAACTTCTTTAGTTGACTCCACAGCTTTCTGTAAACGTTTTGCAAATGCTGATTATGTTTTTTAACACAGTGCTCAAAGTGCAAGACAAATAAGGTCAATAAAGTGGAGTGAACTTGCCTGTGTGGTGTTCTGTATGGTGTTCTGTATGGTGTTCTCTATGATGTTCTGTATGGTGTGGTTCTTCACACTGGCCAGGTCTTTGTGGTTCTTCCGACAGTAGCTCTGAGCCTCACTCCAAGTTTTCTTTTCAGTGATGACGATGTACTTATCAGTGTGATTTGTGTCTATTTGAAAGGCAATAAGGTATAAAAGAAGAGATAAGATATAAAATAAcatgtagagagaatgatttatttcagcttttatttctatcatcacattcccagtgggtcagaagtttacatacactcaattagtatttggtagcattgcctttaaattgtttaacttgggtcaaacgtgtcgggtagccttccacaagcttcccacaataagttgggtgaattttggcccattcctcctgacagagctggtgtaactgagtcaggtttgtaggcctccttgctcgcacatgctttttcagttctgctcacacattttctataggattgaggtcagggctttgtgatggccactccaataccttgactttgttgtccttaagacattttgccacaactttggaagaatgcttggggtcattgtccatttggaagacccatttgcgaccaagcattaacttactgactgatgttttgagatgttgcttcaatatatccacataattttccttcctcgtgatgccatctattttgtgatgtgcaccagtccacccccacagcatgatgctgccacccccgtgcttcacggttgggatggtgttgcggcaggtagcttagtggttaagagcgttgtgctggtaaccggaaggtcgctggttctaatccccgagctgactaggtgaaaaatctgagcaaggcacttaaccctaattgctcctgtaagtcgctctggataagagcatctgctaaaatgtaaatgtaaaatgtgatcttcggcttgcaagcaaccccctttttcttccaaacataacgatggtcattatggccaaacagttctattttggtttaatcagaccagaggacatttctccaaaaagtatgatctttgtccccgtgtgcagttgcaaaacgtagtctggcttttttattgcggttttggagcagtggcttcttccttgctgagcggcctttcaggttatgtcgatataggacttgttttattgtggatatagataattttatacctgtttcctccagcatcttcacaaggtcctttgctgttgttctgggattgatttgcacttttcgcaccaaagtacgttcatctctaggagacagaacgcgtctccttcctgagcggtatgatggctgcgtggtcccatggtgtttatacttgcgtactattgtttgtacagatgaacgtggtaccttcaggcatttggaaattgctcccaaggatgaaccagacttgtggaggtctaccatttttttctgaggtcttggctgatttctttagattttcccatgatatcaagcaaagaggcactgagtttgaaggtaggccttgaaatacatccacaggtacacctccaattgaatcaaatgatatcaattagcctatcagaagcttctaaagctatgacatcatttctggaattgtccaagctgtttaaaggcacagtcaacttagtgtatgtaaacttctgacccactggaattgtgatacagtgaattataagtgaaataatctgtctgtaaacaattgttggaaaaattacttgtgtcatgcacaaagtagatgtcctaacggacttgccaaaacgatagtttgttaacaagaaatttgtggagtggttgaaaaaacgagttttattgactccaacctaagtgtatgtaaacttccgacttcaactgtaggttcaTACAGACAAATACACGGTTGGAAAAAACTTTTCAATAAAATATGATTGTCTTGACTGAATCCAAACTCTTTGGTGTTTGACTGGTTGACATGCAGAAAGATGGAAGGAAGGTCAGTGAAAAGGCTGGCTGACAGGGGAGCTCACCATAGCAGACAAAATAATGTGTTGTACCACAGTTGTCGTCATTCCATGACCCATTTTTCATCCACACACAGAACTCAATTTTCATTTGATTATCTGGTTGTTTATCGCCCCAAAACCCATCTGTGTCTAACTCTGTGTCTCCCAGAGACCACCTCCAGCTGCGGTTATACAGCCCTATCCAGGCTGGTTCAGTTAACCCAGCCACTACTGTTTTCTTGAGCCTCTCCATGTCTGCTATGTCGTCTACGGTGGCCAGGTCAGTGTAGTTCTGTCTGCAGAAACTCTGAGCTTCAGTCCAGGTCTTATTGATGTTCACAAAGTGGAACTGATGAGGGACGCTGGAGGGGAGGATGGACAGCCCTGTGGAGAACAAACCAACATTATGACTGTACAAAAAAAACACATGCACAAACGCATGCACAAACTAACTTGAACACACAAACTAACCGTTGATATCAATGCTAATGGAAATTGGATTTAGGCACGCATATCTCAtggtagacagacacagacagacagacagacagacagacagacagacagacagacagacaggcaggcaggcaggcaggcaggcaggcaggcaggcaggcaggcaggcaggcaggcaggcaggcaggcaggcaggcaggcaggcaggcaggcaggcaggcagacagacaggcaggcaggcaggcaggcaggcaggcaggcaggcaggcaggcaggcagacagacagacagacgctggACGAGCTCGTTTTGCACATCCAGGGGACGGCGAACTATgtaagctctggataagagcgtctgctaaatgacgtaaatgtaaatgtaaatgtaagcgaTGAAGGAAGAGTTTGTCTTTGTAATCGAGGCTGTAGAGCCGGGGCACGGCGAATGTTGTCACTAACTAAAACACAACAAATAAGGAAACATTTTCAGACAAatcaacacacactaacacacactaacacacaataacacacactaacacacactaacacacactaacatacactaacacacactaacatacactaacacacactaacatacactaacacacactaacacacactaacacacactaacatacactaacacacactaacacacactaacacacactaacacacacaaacacacacgaccacacactaacacacactaacacacactaacacacactaacacacactaacacacactaacacacactaacacac
This genomic window contains:
- the LOC123483309 gene encoding collectin-12-like, whose translation is FAKRLQKAVESTKEVWIGLYREWRWSDQSGSPFRNWMANEPNGVYAGGQHGELSVEVKFPSGQWNDHDCNVKHPFICYDDKLVLVPENKTWSEALWHCRDLDMELVSVHNQSVQDWVRQRAKNASTPFVWLGLRYTCTLDFWFWVTGEESCYHNWADREGYNTGKEQCGNTGAIQRDGGQWVGLPETERYNFICSNDDY
- the LOC121555396 gene encoding L-selectin-like, with amino-acid sequence MGHSLFLLFFSGLSILPSSVPHQFHFVNINKTWTEAQSFCRQNYTDLATVDDIADMERLKKTVVAGLTEPAWIGLYNRSWRWSLGDTELDTDGFWGDKQPDNQMKIEFCVWMKNGSWNDDNCGTTHYFVCYDTNHTDKYIVITEKKTWSEAQSYCRKNHKDLASVKNHTIQNIIENTIQNTIQNTTQASSLHFIDLICLAL